A genome region from Mycobacterium sp. 3519A includes the following:
- a CDS encoding adenylate/guanylate cyclase domain-containing protein, whose product MATVCDSCGVRPRDGARFCDSCGAPIADAREPAEFKQVTVLFADVVRSMDIASSVGPERLREIIAELVDAAAAVVARHGGTVQSFTGDGIMALFGAPAALEDHALRACRAALDLQQAVHRQAAEVRSRDGVELKVRVGLNSGQVVAGEMPAGAAGYTVIGEHVGMAQRMESVAQPGEVMLSESTARLVEAVAALGESELVQIKGRDTGVPARRLLAVHSRRPQPSRSTFVGREDEMRSIGEAIAQSRGGHGRMFCLVGEPGIGKSRFIGETTTLARGAGVDVYVAFCEAHAADIAFHAVANLFRAACGVADLPDGAARQRVRSQFAGADSEDLLLLDDLLGIADPDAAMPDIDPDARRRRLTALLTAALQSAQRPMLYVIEDAHWIDEVSEAMLADFLAVVPRSQSMAIVSYRPEYRRALARMADATQIALAPLDVSQASALTAELLGADSSTGRVAALVTERAAGNPFFAEEIVRDLADRGVLVGNRGAYTCRDDGADVSVPATLQATIAARIDRLGQDAKQTLRAAAVIGSRFTADILESLGVSPALAALADAELIEEVLAHPQPEYTFRHPLIQTVAYESQLKADRADWHRRCAAAIEQRHAGALDANASLIAEHSEAAGDLQQAYGWHMRAAGWLATRDILGARVSWRRASQVADQMPDDTANIEAMRIAPRTLLCASAFRVGGSVADSGFDELRELTGLTDDKRSLSMGMSGFVMALTVHSRHRESSRLASECMALFEAIGDPALTVGLAFPLILAKYEAGELSEALEMAQRAIDLADGDAAMGNLIFGSPLSLLLAIRGTLRYRVGIAGWRDDVDRAVDMARARDPACFVFAVMYKYLGIAAGALMPDETALQETAEALQLAEKSSDDFALTAARFVRGVTLTFLSGADHEAGLALLRQTRDACLRERFSSTTLPYIEDVFAKERAAKGDLGGAIESVRSNLARLSDTGEMMSRGGVAATLVQLLLARGGAEDLREAHRVVESIPELSSPRYALDQMVAFIVRAFLAQAQGDEATFRECATDFREMATTLGAEGFLAVAAMLP is encoded by the coding sequence ATGGCGACCGTATGCGATTCGTGTGGTGTGCGACCGCGCGACGGTGCCCGATTCTGCGACTCGTGCGGCGCGCCGATCGCCGACGCGCGTGAGCCCGCCGAGTTCAAGCAGGTGACGGTGTTGTTCGCCGACGTCGTGCGTTCGATGGACATCGCGAGTTCTGTCGGTCCCGAGCGGTTGCGAGAGATCATCGCCGAACTGGTGGATGCCGCCGCCGCGGTGGTGGCGCGCCACGGCGGCACGGTGCAGAGTTTCACCGGCGACGGGATCATGGCGCTGTTCGGCGCGCCGGCGGCCCTGGAAGATCACGCCTTACGCGCCTGCCGTGCGGCGCTCGACCTGCAGCAGGCGGTGCACCGCCAAGCAGCCGAAGTGCGGAGCCGCGACGGCGTCGAACTGAAGGTGCGCGTCGGCCTCAATTCGGGACAGGTGGTTGCCGGTGAAATGCCCGCAGGCGCTGCGGGATACACCGTGATCGGTGAACACGTCGGCATGGCCCAACGGATGGAGTCCGTCGCACAGCCCGGCGAGGTGATGCTCAGCGAATCCACCGCGCGGCTTGTGGAAGCCGTTGCCGCGCTGGGCGAGTCAGAACTCGTGCAGATCAAGGGTCGGGATACGGGCGTGCCGGCCCGTCGACTGTTGGCGGTCCATTCCCGACGGCCACAGCCGTCGCGGTCGACGTTCGTCGGTCGCGAGGACGAGATGCGCAGCATCGGCGAGGCCATCGCACAGTCGAGGGGTGGCCACGGCCGGATGTTCTGTCTGGTCGGGGAGCCTGGCATCGGCAAAAGCCGATTCATCGGGGAGACGACCACGTTGGCGCGCGGTGCTGGTGTCGACGTGTACGTCGCGTTCTGTGAAGCGCATGCCGCGGACATCGCGTTTCACGCCGTCGCGAATCTGTTTCGTGCCGCGTGCGGTGTCGCGGACCTGCCCGATGGCGCTGCCCGCCAACGGGTCCGGTCGCAGTTCGCAGGCGCCGACTCGGAAGACCTGCTTCTGCTTGATGATCTGCTCGGTATCGCCGACCCCGATGCGGCGATGCCTGACATCGACCCGGACGCCCGTCGACGACGGTTGACCGCGCTGCTGACTGCCGCCTTGCAGTCGGCGCAACGCCCAATGCTGTACGTGATCGAAGACGCGCACTGGATCGACGAAGTCAGTGAGGCGATGCTGGCGGACTTCTTGGCGGTGGTGCCGCGCTCGCAATCGATGGCGATCGTCTCGTATCGACCCGAATACCGTAGGGCGCTCGCACGTATGGCCGACGCAACCCAGATTGCGCTTGCGCCGCTGGATGTTTCGCAGGCGAGCGCATTGACGGCGGAGCTGTTGGGCGCCGATTCGTCGACCGGTCGGGTCGCCGCGTTGGTCACCGAACGCGCTGCAGGCAACCCGTTCTTCGCCGAAGAGATCGTGCGCGACCTGGCTGACCGCGGTGTGCTGGTCGGCAACCGCGGCGCGTACACCTGTCGCGATGATGGGGCCGACGTCAGCGTCCCGGCGACGTTGCAGGCGACCATCGCCGCGCGCATCGATCGCCTGGGTCAGGACGCCAAACAGACGCTGCGGGCCGCAGCGGTGATCGGGTCCCGGTTCACCGCAGACATACTCGAATCCCTGGGTGTGTCGCCTGCACTTGCGGCGTTGGCCGACGCGGAGCTGATCGAGGAGGTGCTCGCGCACCCGCAACCGGAGTACACGTTCCGGCACCCGTTGATTCAGACCGTGGCGTACGAATCGCAACTGAAGGCCGACCGCGCGGATTGGCACCGGCGATGCGCGGCCGCGATCGAGCAACGGCACGCAGGAGCCCTCGACGCCAACGCGTCGTTGATCGCCGAACACTCGGAAGCGGCGGGCGACCTGCAGCAGGCGTACGGCTGGCACATGCGGGCGGCGGGGTGGTTGGCCACCCGAGACATCCTCGGCGCACGGGTCAGTTGGCGGCGGGCCAGCCAGGTCGCTGATCAAATGCCCGATGACACAGCGAATATCGAGGCGATGCGGATAGCCCCACGGACTCTGCTGTGTGCGTCGGCGTTCCGAGTTGGGGGCAGCGTGGCCGACTCGGGTTTCGATGAACTGCGCGAACTGACCGGCCTCACCGACGACAAGCGTTCGCTGTCGATGGGAATGTCCGGTTTCGTGATGGCGCTGACGGTGCATTCACGCCATCGGGAGTCGTCCCGGCTCGCATCGGAGTGTATGGCTTTGTTCGAGGCGATCGGCGACCCCGCGCTGACGGTCGGATTGGCGTTTCCCCTGATTCTCGCCAAATATGAGGCCGGCGAGTTGAGCGAGGCGCTCGAAATGGCGCAACGCGCAATCGATCTGGCCGACGGGGACGCCGCCATGGGCAACCTGATCTTCGGCTCGCCGCTGTCACTGCTGCTCGCAATCCGGGGAACGCTGCGTTATCGCGTCGGTATCGCCGGCTGGCGCGACGATGTGGATCGGGCCGTCGACATGGCGCGAGCCAGGGATCCGGCGTGCTTCGTCTTCGCGGTCATGTACAAGTACCTCGGCATCGCCGCCGGAGCGTTGATGCCCGACGAGACAGCCCTGCAGGAGACGGCGGAAGCGTTGCAGTTGGCGGAGAAATCAAGTGACGACTTCGCGTTGACCGCTGCGCGGTTCGTCCGGGGCGTCACCCTGACGTTCCTCAGCGGGGCGGACCATGAGGCTGGTCTGGCTCTGCTGCGACAGACCCGCGACGCCTGCCTGCGGGAGCGGTTCAGCAGCACAACCCTGCCCTACATCGAGGACGTGTTCGCCAAAGAGCGAGCGGCAAAGGGCGACCTCGGCGGCGCCATCGAGTCAGTGCGCTCAAACCTTGCCCGGCTCTCCGATACGGGCGAAATGATGAGCAGGGGAGGCGTCGCGGCAACGCTCGTGCAATTACTCCTGGCTCGTGGTGGGGCAGAGGATTTGCGCGAGGCGCACCGGGTGGTGGAGTCGATCCCCGAACTGAGCAGTCCGCGCTACGCACTCGACCAGATGGTGGCGTTCATCGTCCGCGCGTTTCTGGCCCAGGCGCAGGGCGACGAGGCGACTTTTCGGGAGTGCGCCACGGATTTTCGGGAGATGGCGACGACGCTTGGAGCCGAGGGCTTTCTCGCGGTGGCGGCGATGCTGCCGTAA
- a CDS encoding energy-coupling factor transporter transmembrane protein EcfT, with the protein MSAPTAAKQRAPVVLVRPVPGDTVIHRLWAGTKLIAVAGIGVLLTFYPGWVPIGLVAALILTAARLAHIQRGALPSIPRWLWVLLFIGGATAAFSGGSPVIDVGSAHLELGGLLTFLRITAVSIVLLGLGAMVSWTTNVAEIAPAVAKLGRPLRPLRIPVDDWAVALALALRAFPMLIDEFRVLYAARRLRPKLVPTTRRQRRKRWALEVVDILAAGITVALRRADEMGDAITARGGAGQISAVPSGPKRADWVALAIVAVMCAAALTLELTVAGTVSTR; encoded by the coding sequence GTGAGTGCGCCGACGGCAGCCAAGCAACGCGCACCCGTCGTGCTGGTGCGGCCGGTACCGGGCGACACGGTCATCCATCGGCTGTGGGCCGGAACGAAACTCATCGCGGTGGCGGGCATCGGCGTGCTGCTGACGTTCTACCCGGGTTGGGTGCCCATCGGGTTGGTGGCCGCCCTGATACTGACGGCGGCTCGGCTGGCACACATCCAGCGCGGCGCATTGCCGTCGATTCCGCGCTGGCTGTGGGTGCTGTTGTTCATCGGCGGTGCGACGGCGGCGTTCTCCGGAGGCAGTCCGGTCATCGACGTGGGTTCGGCGCACCTCGAGTTGGGTGGGTTGCTCACCTTCCTGCGCATCACGGCGGTGTCGATCGTGCTGCTCGGGCTCGGCGCGATGGTGTCGTGGACGACCAACGTCGCCGAAATCGCGCCTGCGGTAGCGAAATTGGGCCGTCCCCTGCGGCCGCTGCGCATCCCGGTCGACGACTGGGCGGTGGCGCTGGCCTTGGCGCTGCGGGCGTTTCCGATGCTGATCGACGAGTTCCGGGTGCTGTATGCGGCCCGCAGGTTGCGGCCGAAGCTGGTGCCGACCACCCGACGTCAGCGCCGTAAGCGGTGGGCTCTCGAAGTTGTCGACATCCTCGCTGCGGGGATCACGGTCGCCCTGCGCCGCGCCGACGAGATGGGCGACGCGATCACCGCGCGTGGCGGCGCGGGACAGATCTCGGCGGTCCCGTCGGGCCCGAAACGCGCCGACTGGGTGGCGTTGGCCATCGTGGCGGTGATGTGCGCTGCCGCGTTGACGCTCGAATTGACGGTCGCGGGCACGGTTTCCACGCGCTGA
- a CDS encoding ATP-binding cassette domain-containing protein encodes MTVTEPSAPRRAGSLQPVELAQASVMAALCAATAIIAVVVPFAAGVSLLGTVPMGLLAYRYRFRVLIAATVAGAVIAFLIAGLGGFMTVVNCAYIGGLTGTVKRRGRGLLTVLAAAVVAGALFGVLTVTALAILSRLRHLMFDTVTANINGLAVILSRIPNLEPAAERLKNDFATALHYWPFLFFGSSVLSIVMVTFIGWWALSRVMTRLLGIPDVHKLESSADAGPIAPVPVRLNDVRFRYPKTDHDALGPVSLRVEPGEHVAVTGANGSGKTTLMLMLAGREPTSGTIDRPGAVGLGKLGGTAVVMQHPESQVLGTRVADDVVWGLPPGKTIDVHQLLAEVGLDGLAERDTGGLSGGELQRLAIAAGLAREPSLLIADEITSMVDQDGREGLMSMLSTLTQHHSMSLVHITHYNSEADAADRVINLTGNGGASDNTEMVETAAAPTGTTPAAVRSEDAVLELIGVGHEYASGTPWAKTALHDINFAVHEGDGVLIHGLNGSGKSTLAWIMAGLTVPTVGSCLLDGEPVSDQVGGVAISFQAARLQLMRSRVDLEIASAAGFSHRDRDRVVTALGTVGLDPGMATRRIDQLSGGQMRRVVLAGLLARSPRALILDEPLAGLDAASQRGLLRLLEDLRRNAGLTVVVISHDFSGLEDLCPRTLHLHNGQLAAPTAAGEMS; translated from the coding sequence ATGACCGTAACCGAGCCGAGCGCCCCGCGTCGGGCCGGCTCGCTGCAACCGGTCGAACTTGCGCAGGCCTCGGTGATGGCGGCGCTGTGCGCAGCCACCGCGATCATCGCCGTCGTCGTCCCGTTCGCCGCGGGCGTGTCGTTGCTGGGCACCGTGCCGATGGGTCTGCTCGCCTACCGGTACCGGTTCCGGGTGTTGATCGCCGCGACGGTCGCCGGTGCGGTCATCGCGTTTCTGATCGCGGGCCTTGGCGGCTTCATGACTGTGGTCAACTGCGCCTACATCGGCGGGCTGACCGGCACCGTCAAACGTCGCGGGCGGGGACTGCTGACCGTGCTGGCCGCGGCCGTCGTCGCGGGCGCGCTGTTCGGCGTCCTGACGGTGACGGCGCTGGCCATCCTGTCCCGGTTGCGTCACCTGATGTTCGACACGGTGACCGCCAACATCAACGGGCTCGCCGTGATCCTCTCCCGCATTCCGAATCTGGAGCCCGCCGCCGAACGGCTGAAGAACGACTTCGCCACCGCGCTGCACTACTGGCCGTTCCTGTTCTTCGGATCCTCGGTGCTGTCCATCGTGATGGTCACGTTCATCGGTTGGTGGGCGTTGTCGCGGGTGATGACCCGGCTGCTTGGAATCCCCGATGTGCACAAGCTGGAGTCGTCGGCCGACGCAGGGCCCATCGCGCCGGTGCCGGTGCGCCTGAACGACGTCAGGTTCCGCTATCCGAAGACCGACCACGACGCGCTGGGTCCGGTGTCGCTGCGCGTCGAACCCGGTGAGCACGTCGCGGTGACGGGCGCCAACGGCTCGGGCAAGACGACGTTGATGCTGATGCTCGCAGGTCGCGAACCGACCTCGGGAACCATCGACCGGCCCGGCGCCGTCGGCCTCGGCAAGCTCGGCGGCACCGCGGTGGTCATGCAGCACCCGGAGAGCCAGGTGCTCGGCACCCGCGTCGCCGACGACGTGGTCTGGGGATTGCCGCCCGGTAAGACCATCGACGTGCATCAACTGCTCGCCGAGGTGGGCCTCGACGGGCTCGCCGAACGGGACACCGGCGGGCTGTCCGGCGGAGAGTTGCAGCGCCTCGCGATCGCGGCGGGACTGGCGCGTGAGCCGTCGCTGCTGATCGCCGACGAGATCACCAGCATGGTGGACCAGGACGGCCGCGAGGGACTGATGTCGATGCTGTCGACTCTGACGCAGCACCACAGCATGTCGCTGGTACACATCACGCACTACAACAGCGAGGCCGACGCCGCGGACCGGGTGATCAACCTGACCGGTAACGGCGGCGCCTCGGACAACACCGAGATGGTCGAGACGGCCGCGGCTCCGACCGGCACGACACCCGCCGCGGTGCGTTCCGAAGATGCAGTGCTGGAGTTGATCGGTGTCGGGCACGAGTACGCCAGCGGAACACCTTGGGCGAAAACGGCTCTGCACGACATCAACTTCGCCGTTCACGAGGGCGACGGAGTGTTGATCCACGGTTTGAACGGTTCGGGCAAGTCCACGCTGGCGTGGATCATGGCGGGGCTGACGGTGCCGACCGTCGGCAGCTGCCTGCTCGACGGCGAGCCGGTCTCCGATCAGGTTGGCGGCGTTGCCATTTCGTTTCAGGCGGCCCGGCTGCAGCTGATGCGCAGCCGCGTCGACCTGGAGATCGCTTCGGCCGCCGGGTTCTCGCACCGCGACCGTGACCGCGTGGTCACGGCGTTGGGCACCGTCGGGCTGGATCCCGGAATGGCGACGCGCCGCATCGATCAACTCAGCGGTGGCCAGATGCGCCGCGTCGTGCTTGCCGGATTGCTGGCCCGGTCGCCGCGCGCGCTGATCCTCGACGAGCCGCTGGCCGGACTGGACGCCGCGAGCCAGCGCGGCCTGCTACGTCTGCTGGAGGATCTGCGGCGCAACGCCGGCCTGACGGTCGTCGTGATCTCCCATGATTTCTCGGGCCTGGAAGACCTGTGTCCGCGCACCCTGCACCTGCACAACGGGCAGTTGGCGGCGCCGACAGCGGCGGGAGAGATGTCGTGA
- a CDS encoding MarR family winged helix-turn-helix transcriptional regulator, translating to MSPTLGADLLSVVARINRLATQRVRMPLGYAQARLLSTIEDQGATRISDLAALDHCSQPTMTTQVRRLEDAGLVSRTVDPDDARAVLIRITPKGVDTLRQVRIDRAAAVDPYLERLDAADRQTLTDAVRVMRRLLEDAAAPTPTKK from the coding sequence ATGTCCCCGACGCTCGGAGCCGATCTGCTGTCCGTGGTGGCCCGGATCAACCGGCTGGCCACCCAACGGGTTCGTATGCCACTGGGTTACGCCCAGGCGCGGCTGCTGTCGACGATCGAGGATCAAGGCGCGACCCGGATCTCGGATCTGGCCGCGCTGGACCATTGCTCGCAGCCGACGATGACCACCCAGGTCCGCCGGCTCGAAGACGCGGGCCTGGTATCGCGCACCGTCGACCCCGACGATGCGCGGGCGGTGCTCATCCGAATCACCCCCAAGGGCGTCGACACGCTGCGCCAGGTGCGCATCGATCGCGCCGCGGCTGTCGATCCGTACCTGGAGCGGCTCGACGCCGCGGACCGGCAAACGCTCACCGACGCCGTGCGTGTGATGCGACGACTTCTCGAGGATGCGGCCGCCCCGACCCCAACCAAGAAATAA
- a CDS encoding MFS transporter, protein MWRQPKAVWAVAFASVVAFMGIGLVDPILKPIADNLDASPSQVSLLFTSYMAVMGVAMLITGVVASRIGPKRTLLIGLVIIIAGAGLAGLSDSVMEIVGWRALWGLGNALFIATALATIVGSARGSVAQAIILYEAALGLGIAVGPLVGGVLGSISWRGPFFGVSALMAVAFVVTAFLLPSTPRAERATTLADPFRALRHRGLLGVAITALLYNFGFFTLLAFTPFPLDMDAHEIGLIFFGWGLALAFTSVVVAPRLQRRFGTVPTLIVNLLAMTATLAAMAVGTDNKAVLATCVVVAGLFIGINNTLITETVMKAAPVERGVASAAYSFVRFAGAALAPWLAGVLGEQINVHVPYWVGAAAVLLGAGVLFASRRHLAGIDVEESELDELTEQAEAVTVGSDS, encoded by the coding sequence ATGTGGCGCCAACCCAAGGCTGTTTGGGCCGTTGCCTTCGCGTCCGTCGTGGCGTTCATGGGCATCGGTCTCGTCGACCCCATCCTCAAACCGATCGCCGACAACCTCGACGCGTCGCCGTCGCAGGTGTCGCTGCTGTTCACCAGCTACATGGCGGTGATGGGCGTGGCCATGCTCATCACCGGTGTGGTGGCCAGTCGCATCGGCCCCAAACGCACCCTGCTGATCGGCCTGGTGATCATCATCGCCGGCGCGGGTTTGGCGGGACTGTCCGACTCTGTGATGGAAATCGTTGGCTGGCGGGCACTTTGGGGTCTTGGCAACGCGCTGTTCATCGCGACCGCGCTGGCCACCATCGTGGGCTCCGCGCGCGGCTCCGTCGCCCAGGCGATCATCCTCTACGAGGCGGCACTGGGCCTCGGCATCGCGGTCGGGCCGTTGGTCGGTGGCGTGCTCGGCTCGATCTCCTGGCGCGGCCCCTTCTTCGGAGTGTCGGCGTTGATGGCGGTCGCATTTGTCGTCACGGCGTTCCTGTTGCCGTCAACGCCGCGCGCTGAACGCGCCACCACACTGGCCGACCCGTTCCGTGCGCTGCGTCACCGTGGCCTGCTGGGCGTCGCAATCACCGCACTGCTGTACAACTTCGGCTTCTTCACGTTGCTGGCGTTCACCCCGTTCCCGCTCGACATGGACGCGCACGAGATCGGGCTGATCTTCTTCGGCTGGGGTCTGGCGCTGGCGTTCACGTCGGTGGTCGTCGCGCCGCGGTTGCAGCGCCGCTTCGGCACCGTGCCGACGCTGATCGTCAACCTGCTGGCGATGACCGCGACGCTGGCGGCGATGGCCGTCGGCACCGACAACAAAGCCGTGTTGGCGACGTGCGTGGTAGTCGCGGGTCTGTTCATCGGCATCAACAACACGCTGATCACCGAGACGGTCATGAAGGCAGCGCCGGTCGAACGCGGGGTGGCCTCTGCCGCTTACAGTTTCGTGCGGTTCGCCGGTGCCGCGCTGGCGCCCTGGCTGGCCGGCGTGCTCGGCGAGCAGATCAACGTGCACGTGCCGTACTGGGTCGGTGCTGCAGCGGTGCTGTTGGGCGCGGGCGTGCTGTTCGCCAGCCGACGGCATCTGGCCGGGATCGACGTCGAGGAGTCGGAACTCGACGAACTCACCGAGCAGGCGGAGGCCGTCACCGTCGGCAGCGACAGCTGA
- a CDS encoding VIT1/CCC1 transporter family protein yields MTESDEAPVSPTGMPHIPHHRHSDVSGGWLRAATFGAMDGLVSNTALIAGVGAAADAHTVVISGFAGLVAGAFSMALGEYTSVTTANEQLDAEVRMERRALSKHPEAEETELVWMLVEMGMSPETAEKASEEIHRDENRALNVHVSQELGVHPDEKPSPWVAAGSSFVTFAIGAIVPLIPYFLGFQSLWLGLLFGGVGLLIAGGVAARFTKKPLWFASLRQLVFGTVAIAATYVVGHLVGTVV; encoded by the coding sequence ATGACCGAGTCAGACGAGGCGCCGGTATCGCCGACCGGTATGCCGCACATCCCGCACCATCGACACTCGGACGTGTCAGGGGGGTGGCTGCGGGCGGCGACGTTCGGCGCGATGGACGGGCTTGTCAGCAACACCGCGCTGATCGCGGGCGTTGGCGCTGCGGCCGATGCGCACACGGTGGTCATCAGCGGTTTCGCGGGACTGGTCGCCGGCGCGTTCTCCATGGCGTTGGGCGAATACACGTCCGTCACCACCGCCAACGAGCAACTGGACGCCGAGGTGCGGATGGAGCGTCGCGCGCTGAGCAAGCACCCCGAGGCGGAAGAAACCGAGTTGGTCTGGATGCTCGTCGAGATGGGCATGAGTCCCGAGACCGCGGAGAAGGCGTCCGAGGAGATTCACCGCGACGAGAACCGGGCGCTGAACGTGCATGTGTCGCAGGAGTTGGGCGTCCATCCGGACGAAAAGCCATCCCCATGGGTCGCGGCCGGGTCCAGCTTCGTCACATTCGCGATCGGGGCCATCGTGCCGCTGATCCCGTACTTCCTCGGCTTCCAGTCCCTGTGGCTCGGCCTGCTGTTCGGCGGCGTCGGGCTGCTGATCGCCGGCGGAGTGGCCGCGCGATTCACCAAGAAGCCGCTGTGGTTTGCGTCCTTGCGTCAGTTGGTGTTCGGGACCGTTGCGATCGCCGCGACGTACGTCGTCGGCCATCTCGTCGGGACAGTCGTCTGA
- a CDS encoding acyl-CoA dehydrogenase encodes MTTTAEHLRNTLDGRWRDVKNRMREELSNEVFRPHYTPNTVIARTKVMEQMKIMAAHGAAEDGFKKEHGGNGDVAAAVTRIEMLAMSDLSLMVKAGVQWGLFGGAIENLGTERHHEAYVPRIISLDLLGCFAMTETGHGSDVQSLETTATYDPSTQEFIIDSPTRTSRKDYIGGAAETATVAAVFAQLITPDGEGHGVHCFVVPIRDEDGNDLPGVTTGDCHYKGGLPGVDNGRIQFDHVRIPRENLLNKYADVAEDGTYSSPIENPNRRFFTMLGTLIRGRVTVGGSAGAAARVALDIATRYALQRRQFQAPGDDREVLLMDYLVHQRRLLPLIARSYALQFAQNELVAKTHELQSAEDPDREEQRELESRAAGLKAANTWHATAAIQEAREACGGAGYLAENRLIALRADTDVFTTFEGDNHVLTQLVAKELLTAYADDIKGMSPVEWVRFAANFAGERVLKRTAAETIMQRILDTRQDNEEEGSLFNRGTQVKMFEDREEYMIATVARRLRGKSKEMSAFDAFNAVQDHVLHAASAHIDRIILEAFVAGIDSCEDDEARKILEMVCDLYALSVIEDDKAWFIEHQFLSTERAKAVTRGINERCRTLRPYAEVLVDGFGIPEQLRYAEMLHPENIVDT; translated from the coding sequence ATGACCACCACTGCGGAGCATCTACGCAATACGCTGGACGGCCGTTGGCGCGATGTGAAGAACCGAATGCGCGAGGAACTGTCCAACGAGGTCTTCCGCCCGCACTACACCCCCAACACCGTCATCGCGCGCACCAAGGTGATGGAGCAGATGAAGATCATGGCGGCCCATGGCGCCGCCGAGGACGGATTCAAAAAGGAACACGGCGGCAACGGCGACGTCGCCGCGGCAGTTACCCGGATCGAGATGTTGGCGATGTCCGATCTGTCGCTGATGGTCAAGGCGGGCGTGCAGTGGGGGCTGTTCGGCGGGGCGATCGAGAACCTCGGCACTGAACGCCACCACGAGGCCTATGTGCCACGGATCATCAGCCTGGACCTGCTCGGCTGTTTCGCGATGACCGAGACGGGCCACGGCAGCGACGTACAGTCGTTGGAGACGACGGCGACGTACGACCCGTCGACGCAAGAGTTCATCATCGACTCCCCCACCAGGACCTCGCGCAAGGATTACATCGGCGGCGCCGCCGAGACAGCCACGGTCGCAGCGGTTTTCGCGCAGTTGATCACACCCGACGGCGAAGGTCACGGCGTGCACTGCTTTGTGGTGCCGATCCGCGACGAGGATGGCAACGACCTGCCCGGGGTGACGACCGGCGACTGCCACTACAAGGGTGGCCTGCCGGGGGTGGACAACGGCCGCATCCAGTTCGACCATGTCCGCATCCCGCGCGAGAACCTGTTGAACAAGTACGCCGACGTGGCGGAGGACGGCACGTACTCCTCGCCGATCGAGAACCCCAACCGCCGGTTCTTCACCATGCTCGGCACGCTGATCCGCGGCCGGGTCACCGTCGGCGGCAGCGCCGGTGCGGCGGCCCGTGTGGCACTCGACATCGCGACGCGGTATGCGTTGCAGCGCAGGCAGTTCCAGGCGCCGGGCGATGACCGCGAGGTGCTGCTGATGGACTACCTGGTGCATCAGCGGCGGTTGTTGCCACTCATCGCGCGCTCGTATGCGTTGCAGTTCGCGCAGAACGAGCTGGTCGCCAAGACGCACGAACTACAGAGCGCGGAGGATCCCGACCGCGAGGAGCAACGCGAACTGGAGTCGCGCGCGGCCGGCCTGAAGGCCGCCAACACGTGGCACGCCACCGCCGCCATCCAGGAGGCTCGCGAAGCATGCGGTGGCGCAGGCTATCTCGCCGAGAACCGGCTCATCGCGCTGAGGGCCGACACCGACGTGTTCACCACCTTCGAGGGCGACAACCACGTGCTGACCCAGTTGGTGGCCAAGGAACTGCTGACCGCCTACGCCGACGACATCAAGGGCATGAGCCCGGTCGAGTGGGTGCGCTTCGCAGCCAACTTCGCCGGTGAGCGGGTGTTGAAACGCACTGCGGCCGAGACGATCATGCAGCGCATCCTCGACACCCGGCAGGACAACGAGGAAGAGGGCAGCCTGTTCAACCGCGGCACCCAGGTCAAGATGTTCGAGGACCGCGAGGAGTACATGATCGCGACGGTGGCCCGTCGGCTACGCGGCAAGTCGAAGGAGATGAGCGCCTTCGACGCGTTCAACGCGGTGCAAGACCACGTGCTGCACGCGGCGTCGGCACACATCGACCGAATCATTCTCGAGGCGTTCGTCGCCGGCATCGATTCCTGCGAGGACGACGAGGCACGCAAGATCCTCGAGATGGTGTGCGACCTGTATGCGCTGTCGGTGATCGAGGACGACAAGGCCTGGTTCATCGAGCATCAGTTCCTGTCGACCGAACGCGCGAAGGCCGTCACCCGCGGGATCAACGAGCGGTGCCGAACGTTGCGGCCTTACGCGGAGGTCCTCGTCGACGGCTTCGGCATCCCCGAGCAGTTGCGCTACGCCGAGATGCTGCATCCGGAGAACATCGTCGACACGTAA
- a CDS encoding LppP/LprE family lipoprotein, which produces MRPFRLIAVVFACLLIAGCGADKQQASSPTTPAACTPAEGPDDDTVTAEIAKLPAASWLEVVRGHTDDCSLHWVVVTSGDASDSPGQVLFFDRKTPIGTATPEPRPYVTISAAGGDTAAVQYKWRQGQDPACCPSGAATVRFKIEDGKLKALDPIPAQ; this is translated from the coding sequence ATGCGCCCCTTCCGGCTGATCGCCGTTGTCTTCGCTTGCCTGCTCATCGCCGGTTGCGGGGCTGACAAGCAGCAGGCATCGTCACCCACCACCCCGGCAGCATGCACACCGGCCGAGGGGCCTGACGACGACACGGTGACAGCCGAGATCGCCAAACTGCCCGCGGCGTCGTGGCTTGAAGTCGTCAGAGGGCATACCGACGACTGCAGCCTGCACTGGGTCGTCGTCACGTCGGGCGATGCGTCCGACAGTCCGGGCCAGGTGTTGTTCTTCGACCGCAAGACACCAATTGGCACCGCGACTCCCGAGCCACGGCCCTACGTCACGATCAGCGCCGCGGGCGGCGACACCGCGGCGGTGCAATACAAATGGCGGCAGGGCCAGGATCCGGCGTGCTGCCCGTCGGGCGCGGCCACGGTCCGCTTCAAGATCGAAGACGGCAAGCTCAAGGCGCTCGACCCGATCCCCGCCCAATAG